Proteins from a genomic interval of Aureibacillus halotolerans:
- a CDS encoding DUF58 domain-containing protein has product MNRTLWPILKTALTSILFFGFISITFSYAMFQGGFVSWFLFFATLPLALYVVLIICYPIRSLRVHREVTPKECSVGENIHVKITLERALPFPLFYLLLHDRLSPHISKKNLPVRTLLFPGFKRKIVYTYDIPAAKRGEYSFDGLTVSTGDPLGLVQKEHTFPIEENLIVFPKQEPSFYEQIGSNRQEGEALSSLFDLIDTTMAVGAREYVPGDKFSWVDWKSTARKRTLMTKEFEQRSGHTVYLMFDRSASDAVSDDVFERNLSFSVSMANAVVRKGASLHFFSLGEEIVNFHLDTNKNLDIGYQRLLYHMARTDRDGKRPFAQMVQEQLLRAEKDMTLVCVALSLETSFVQTLVKAKRQYDHIIVFVPRTDPEEVVQKKLQYQLMAHGIKTAQVHTKNIGNAWFEVKSK; this is encoded by the coding sequence ATGAACCGGACGCTTTGGCCAATTCTAAAAACGGCGTTAACTTCGATTTTATTTTTTGGCTTTATCTCAATTACATTTTCCTATGCAATGTTTCAAGGAGGGTTTGTGAGCTGGTTCCTTTTCTTTGCCACGCTTCCCTTAGCACTTTATGTCGTGCTCATTATCTGTTATCCGATCCGAAGCCTTCGTGTACACCGGGAGGTCACACCGAAGGAATGTAGTGTAGGGGAAAACATTCATGTGAAAATTACTTTGGAGCGGGCACTGCCTTTTCCTTTGTTTTATCTCTTGCTTCATGATCGATTGTCTCCTCACATCTCTAAGAAAAATCTGCCTGTTCGTACACTGTTGTTTCCTGGTTTTAAACGCAAGATTGTTTACACGTATGACATTCCTGCCGCTAAACGTGGTGAATATTCATTCGATGGACTGACGGTGTCTACAGGAGATCCTCTTGGGCTCGTTCAAAAAGAGCATACGTTTCCGATTGAAGAAAATTTGATCGTATTTCCAAAACAGGAGCCTTCTTTTTATGAACAGATAGGAAGCAACCGCCAAGAAGGGGAGGCATTAAGTTCACTTTTTGATTTAATTGATACAACGATGGCCGTAGGGGCAAGAGAATATGTTCCAGGCGACAAGTTTTCCTGGGTAGATTGGAAATCGACGGCCCGTAAACGAACGCTCATGACGAAAGAGTTTGAGCAACGCAGCGGACACACGGTCTACCTGATGTTTGATCGCTCTGCGAGTGATGCCGTTTCTGATGATGTGTTTGAGCGTAACCTTTCCTTTTCAGTCTCCATGGCAAATGCAGTTGTGAGAAAAGGGGCAAGCTTGCACTTTTTTTCATTAGGTGAGGAGATTGTAAACTTTCATTTAGACACAAACAAAAACCTTGATATCGGCTATCAACGATTGCTCTATCATATGGCAAGAACAGATCGTGATGGGAAGCGGCCTTTTGCACAAATGGTTCAAGAGCAACTATTGCGTGCTGAAAAGGACATGACACTCGTCTGTGTGGCGCTGTCTCTGGAAACGTCCTTCGTGCAAACGCTTGTTAAAGCAAAACGACAGTATGATCACATTATCGTCTTTGTGCCACGCACAGATCCAGAAGAAGTTGTGCAGAAAAAGCTACAGTATCAGCTCATGGCTCATGGAATAAAAACCGCTCAGGTACACACGAAAAATATCGGCAATGCTTGGTTTGAGGTGAAAAGCAAATGA